In a genomic window of Raphanus sativus cultivar WK10039 unplaced genomic scaffold, ASM80110v3 Scaffold0907, whole genome shotgun sequence:
- the LOC108855912 gene encoding probable polygalacturonase, protein MRTLLSTVGFLLLLLLSQDGSLTGAADAEHNLVATDSHTHRHRRHHGHRRGEEFEYSALSCRAYSASLDEFGAVGDGVTSNTAAFRDAVSQLSRFADHGGSLLFVPAGRWLTGSFNLTSHFTLFLHRDAVLLASQEESDYEVIEPLPSYGRGRDTDGGRFISLLFGSNLTDVVITGENGTIDGQGEPWWGKFKRGELKYTRPYLIEIMHSNGIQISNLTFLNSPSWHIHPVYSSNIVIQGLTILAPVTVPNTDGINPDSCTNTRIEDCYIVSGDDCIAVKSGWDQYGINYGMPTKQLLIRRLTCISPDSAVIALGSEMSGGIEDVRAEDIVAINSESGIRIKTAVGRGGYVKDVYVRGMTMKTMKYVFWMTGSYGSHPDEHYDPKALPVIQNINYQDMVAENVTMPAQLAGITGDQFTGICISNVTITLSKKPKKVLWNCTDVSGYTSGVTPEPCQLLPEKQPGTVVPCNFPEIPIPIEEVKLQRCYTRRRHM, encoded by the exons ATGCGAACCCTTCTCTCAACCGTCGgtttccttctcctcctccttctcagTCAGGACGGTAGCTTAACTGGAGCCGCCGATGCCGAACATAACCTCGTCGCCACCGATTCTCATACTCATCGCCACCGTCGCCACCACGGTCACCGTCGTGGAGAAGAGTTTGAGTACTCAGCCTTATCATGTAGAGCTTACTCAGCGTCTCTTGACGAGTTCGGCGCCGTAGGAGACGGTGTGACCTCAAACACGGCTGCGTTTCGCGACGCAGTGTCGCAGCTTAGCCGTTTCGCTGACCACGGTGGCTCACTGTTATTTGTTCCCGCCGGACGGTGGCTTACTGGAAGTTTCAACCTCACCAGCCATTTCACGCTTTTCCTCCACCGTGATGCTGTTCTCCTCGCCTCCCAA GAAGAAAGTGACTATGAAGTGATAGAGCCATTGCCTTCGTACGGACGAGGGAGAGACACGGATGGTGGAAGATTCATCAGTCTACTTTTTGGTTCTAATTTAACCGACGTGGTTATCACCG gTGAGAATGGGACTATTGATGGACAAGGAGAGCCATGGTGGGGAAAATTCAAGAGGGGAGAACTAAAATACACAAGACCTTATTTGATTGAGATTATGCATTCTAATGGTATCCAAATCTCCAATCTCACCTTCTTGAATTCTCCTTCTTGGCATATCCACCCGGTTTACAGCAG CAACATTGTTATCCAAGGTTTGACAATATTAGCACCGGTCACGGTACCAAACACCGACGGGATCAACCCAG ATTCTTGCACGAACACGAGGATAGAAGATTGCTACATTGTCTCCGGAGACGATTGTATCGCCGTGAAGAGTGGATGGGATCAGTACGGAATCAACTACGGCATGCCAACCAAACAGCTCTTGATCCGACGGCTCACATGCATTTCACCTGACAGTGCCGTGATCGCTCTAGGTAGCGAGATGTCAGGTGGTATTGAGGATGTTCGAGCTGAAGATATCGTCGCCATTAACTCTGAATCAGGAATCAG GATTAAAACAGCTGTTGGACGTGGGGGGTACGTGAAGGATGTGTATGTACGAGGCATGACGATGAAGACAATGAAGTATGTCTTTTGGATGACGGGAAGTTACGGTTCGCATCCGGACGAGCATTATGATCCGAAAGCGTTACCGGTTATTCAGAACATTAATTATCAAGACATGGTCGCGGAGAACGTGACGATGCCGGCTCAGTTGGCTGGAATAACGGGAGATCAGTTTACTGGGATATGCATATCTAACGTGACGATCACGCTTTCTAAGAAACCTAAGAAAGtgctttggaattgtactgatGTTTCTGGTTACACAAGTGGTGTGACTCCGGAGCCGTGTCAGCTTTTGCCGGAGAAGC
- the LOC130503289 gene encoding uncharacterized protein LOC130503289, translated as MKGNQKDSSEKPGTLPVATRQPGPKLMVWLICFVAFTYIIYMLKLVSTSRTCDDSITFTTLSTTTNLSSSSSSALLPSRRRESEQEEKAEDEPTDLSHVVFGIAASAKLWKQRKEYIKIWYRPKHMRGYVWLDKEVTKKTNSSHDVDEDLLPPVKISGGTASFPYTNKQGQRSALRISRIVSEMLRLGPKNVRWFVMGDDDTVFVTDNLVRVLRKYDHEQMYYIGSLSESHLQNIFFSYGMAYGGGGFAISYPLAKALSKMQDRCIQRYPALYGSDDRMQACMAELGVPLTKELGFHQYDVYGSLFGLLAAHPVTPFVSVHHLDVVEPIFPNTTRVRALEKLTVPMKLDSAGLLQQSICYDKHKSWTVSVSWGYAVQIFRGIFSPREMEMPSRTFLNWYKRADYTAYAFNTRPVSRQPCQKPFVYYLSTTKFDKQLNTTVSEYTRHRVSHPYCKWKMSNPGEINTIVVYKKPDPHLWERSPRRNCCRVLQTKRNNTLWINVGVCREGEVTEVK; from the exons atGAAAGGTAACCAGAAAGACTCCTCGGAGAAACCCGGAACGTTGCCGGTGGCGACCCGACAACCCGGTCCAAAACTAATGGTCTGGCTTATCTGCTTCGTCGCTTTCACTTACATTATCTACATGCTCAAGCTCGTCTCCACCTCACGCACCTGCGACGATTCCATCACCTTCACCAccctctccaccaccaccaacctctcctcctcctcttcttctgcACTACTACCTTCACGGCGGCGCGAGTCGGAGCAGGAAGAGAAGGCAGAAGACGAGCCAACCGATCTCAGCCACGTGGTGTTCGGGATCGCCGCGTCTGCGAAGCTATGGAAACAGAGGAAAGAGTATATCAAGATCTGGTACAGACCCAAACACATGCGTGGCTACGTCTGGTTAGACAAAGAGGTAACGAAGAAGACGAACTCTAGCCACGATGTCGACGAGGATCTACTTCCTCCGGTGAAAATCTCCGGCGGGACAGCTTCGTTCCCTTACACGAACAAGCAAGGGCAACGCTCGGCTTTGCGGATCTCGAGGATCGTGTCGGAGATGCTGCGTCTGGGTCCGAAGAACGTGAGGTGGTTCGTGATGGGCGACGACGACACTGTTTTCGTCACGGATAATCTCGTGAGGGTGCTGAGGAAGTACGACCACGAGCAGATGTATTACATCGGGAGCCTGTCGGAATCTCATCTGCAGAACATATTTTTCTCGTACGGGATGGCGTACGGTGGAGGAGGGTTCGCTATTAGCTACCCTTTGGCGAAGGCTCTGAGCAAGATGCAGGATCGGtgtatacagaggtatcctgccTTGTATGGTTCGGACGATCGCATGCAAGCTTGTATGGCTGAACTCGGTGTTCCACTTACTAAAGAACTTGGGTTTCACCAG TACGACGTTTACGGGAGCCTCTTCGGCCTCCTTGCCGCACACCCAGTAACACCGTTCGTCTCAGTGCACCACCTCGACGTTGTTGAACCGATCTTCCCGAACACGACCCGAGTCCGTGCCCTCGAGAAGCTAACTGTACCGATGAAGCTAGACTCAGCGGGGCTTCTCCAGCAGTCTATATGTTACGACAAGCACAAGAGCTGGACCGTCTCGGTCTCGTGGGGCTACGCGGTCCAAATATTCCGAGGGATATTTTCTCCCAGGGAAATGGAAATGCCTTCGAGAACTTTCTTGAATTGGTACAAGAGAGCGGACTACACCGCCTACGCATTCAACACTAGGCCGGTTAGTCGGCAACCGTGCCAAAAACCGTTTGTGTATTACTTGTCGACCACGAAGTTCGACAAGCAGCTGAACACGACGGTTAGCGAATACACGAGACATCGTGTTTCGCATCCGTATTGTAAGTGGAAGATGTCAAACCCGGGGGAGATTAACACCATCGTGGTTTACAAGAAACCTGACCCTCATCTGTGGGAAAGG TCACCGAGGAGGAACTGTTGCAGAGTGTTACAAACAAAGAGGAATAATACGTTATGGATCAATGTTGGTGTATGTAGAGAAGGTGAAGTTACTGAAGTAAagtaa
- the LOC130503290 gene encoding uncharacterized protein LOC130503290 encodes MAPKFDTDMMQERQNFRNVWHTDLTHTIQGDTPYCCFALWCAPCASYLLRKRALYNDMSRYTCCAGYMPCSGRCGETKCPQFCLATEVFCCFGTSVASTRFLLQDEFQIQTTQCDNCIIGFMVCLSQVACIFSIVACIVGIDELSEASQLLSCLADMVYCTVCACMQTQHKVEMDKRDGKFGPQPMAVPPPQVMSRIDQATPPAIGYPPQGYPPPGYPQNPPAYPQYPPGPAYPPQGYPK; translated from the exons ATGGCGCCAAAGTTCGACACGGATATGATGCAGGAACGACAGAACTTCCGTAACGTCTGGCACACTGATCTCACTCACACCATCCAGGGCGATACTCCCT ATTGCTGTTTCGCGTTGTGGTG TGCCCCTTGTGCATCATACTTGCTTCGCAAGCGTGCGCTTTACAATGACATGTCTAG GTACACATGCTGCGCTGGTTACATGCCCTGTAGCGGCAGGTGTGGAGAAACCAAATGTCCTCAATTTTGCCTTGCCACTGAA GTTTTTTGCTGCTTTGGAACCTCTGTGGCCTCGACTCGTTTCCTTCTTCAAGACGAGTTTCAAATCCAGACGACTCAATGTGACAACTGCATCATT GGTTTTATGGTTTGCCTCAGCCAAGTGGCTTGCATATTCTCCATTGTTGCATGTATCGTTGGCATTGATGAGCTTTCAGAAGCTTCTCAGTTGCTCTCTTGCTTAGCTGACATGGTGTACTGCAC GGTTTGCGCTTGTATGCAG ACACAACACAAGGTGGAAATGGACAAGAGAGATGGTAAGTTCGGTCCACAACCAATGGCTGTGCCTCCTCCTCAGGTAATGTCACGCATTGATCAAGCCACTCCACCTGCAATCGGTTATCCTCCACAAGGTTATCCACCTCCTGGCTACCCTCAGAACCCTCCAGCTTATCCCCAGTACCCTCCTGGTCCGGCTTATCCCCCTCAAGGTTACCCAAAGTAA